Proteins encoded in a region of the Streptomyces sp. NBC_01298 genome:
- a CDS encoding DUF6084 family protein: MTDFAFACTGVRADPYAAGPTLVFRLRLTASPGVRVHAVALRCQLRVEPAKRRYGPVEADGLADLFGDPSRWGSTLQPVQFAQVSVMVPSFTGETEVDLVVPCSYDMDIAATRYFAALQDGEVPMLMLFSGTAFTGAGGFHVEPVPWDREAAYRMPVAVWREMVEQHFPGCGWLRLPADTMADLLAFRSRHALPSWEATVRALLDGAADPLPAPVRLGMPAPLVVERTAP, translated from the coding sequence GTGACCGACTTCGCCTTCGCCTGCACCGGGGTGCGCGCGGATCCGTACGCCGCCGGACCCACGCTGGTGTTCCGGCTGCGGCTGACCGCCTCCCCCGGGGTGCGCGTGCACGCCGTCGCCCTGCGCTGCCAGCTCCGCGTGGAGCCCGCCAAGCGGCGCTACGGCCCCGTCGAGGCGGACGGGCTGGCCGACCTGTTCGGCGACCCCTCCCGCTGGGGGTCCACCCTCCAGCCGGTGCAGTTCGCGCAGGTCTCGGTGATGGTCCCGAGCTTCACCGGGGAGACCGAGGTGGACCTCGTGGTGCCGTGCAGCTACGACATGGACATCGCGGCGACCCGGTACTTCGCGGCGCTCCAGGACGGTGAGGTCCCGATGCTGATGCTGTTCTCGGGCACCGCCTTCACCGGGGCGGGCGGCTTCCACGTCGAACCGGTGCCCTGGGACCGCGAGGCCGCGTACCGGATGCCCGTGGCCGTCTGGCGGGAGATGGTCGAGCAGCACTTCCCCGGCTGCGGCTGGCTGCGGCTGCCCGCCGACACCATGGCCGATCTGCTCGCCTTCCGTTCGCGGCACGCGCTTCCCTCCTGGGAGGCCACCGTGCGCGCCCTCCTGGACGGAGCGGCCGATCCGTTGCCCGCCCCGGTCCGGCTGGGGATGCCCGCGCCGCTCGTCGTCGAGAGGACCGCGCCGTGA
- a CDS encoding DUF5947 family protein produces the protein MSAPAPAARGLRRFAGARPPRPETCELCGVAVAEDRHRHLVETERRALVCACTACALLFDRPGAATGRFRAVPDRYLTDPERPLGDGAWEALQIPVGVAFLFRNAALDRLVALYPSPAGATESELDPETWQRVLGAGRLAGLLEPDVEALLLHRAAGETTCHLVPIDICYELVGRMRMLWQGFDGGAEAREALRVFFERVERRARALAPDPTEAGRP, from the coding sequence GTGAGCGCGCCCGCCCCGGCCGCGCGCGGCCTGCGCAGGTTCGCCGGCGCCCGACCGCCGCGCCCCGAGACCTGCGAACTGTGCGGGGTGGCGGTCGCCGAGGACCGGCACCGCCACCTGGTGGAGACGGAGCGGCGGGCCCTGGTCTGCGCCTGCACCGCCTGCGCCCTGCTCTTCGACCGGCCCGGGGCGGCCACCGGCCGGTTCCGCGCCGTGCCGGACCGCTACCTCACCGACCCGGAGCGTCCGCTGGGCGACGGCGCCTGGGAGGCCCTCCAGATCCCCGTCGGGGTGGCCTTCCTCTTCCGCAACGCCGCCCTGGACCGCCTGGTCGCGCTCTACCCGAGCCCCGCCGGAGCCACCGAGAGCGAGCTCGACCCGGAGACCTGGCAGCGCGTGCTCGGCGCCGGACGCCTGGCGGGCCTGCTGGAGCCCGACGTGGAGGCGCTGCTGCTGCACCGCGCGGCCGGGGAGACCACCTGCCACCTGGTCCCCATCGACATCTGCTACGAACTGGTGGGCCGGATGCGGATGCTCTGGCAGGGCTTCGACGGGGGCGCCGAAGCCCGGGAGGCGCTGCGCGTGTTCTTCGAGCGGGTGGAGCGGCGGGCCCGCGCACTCGCCCCCGACCCCACGGAAGCGGGGCGGCCGTGA
- a CDS encoding nickel-dependent hydrogenase large subunit — MEPKTKAAGDGSGLVEMAWDPITRIVGSLGIHTKIDFKQKRVAECYSTSSVFRGYSVFMRGKDPRDAHFITSRICGICGDNHATCSVYAQNMAYGVKPPHLAEWIINLGESAEYMFDHNIFQENLVGVDYCEKMVRETNPGVLELAERTPAPHAGEHGYRTIADIMRSLNPIEGEFYREALQVSRYTREMFCLMEGRHVHPSTLYPGGVGTIASVQLFTDYMSRLMRYVEFMKKVVPLHDDLFDFFYEALPGYEEVGRRRVLLGCWGALNDPEYCDFTYANMTDWGRKMFVTPGVVVDGKLVTNDLTEINLGIRILLGSSYYDDWQGQEQFVTHDPLGNPVDPRHPWNQHTIPAPQKRNFDDKYSWVMSPRWFDGKDHLALDTGGGPLARLWSTALSGLVDVGYVKATGHSVVINLPKTMTKPETTFEWRIPKWSNALERNRARTYFQAYAAAIALHCAEKGLAEVRAGRTQTWEKFEVPDQAVGVGFTEAVRGVLSHHMVIRDGKIANYHPYPPTPWNASTRDTFGTPGPYEDAVQNTPIFEENTPENFKGIDIMRAVRSFDPCLPCGVHMYVGGGKTVKTMHVPTGLSGLGG, encoded by the coding sequence ATGGAACCGAAGACGAAGGCGGCCGGCGACGGCAGCGGCCTGGTCGAGATGGCCTGGGATCCGATCACCCGGATCGTGGGCAGCCTCGGCATCCACACGAAGATCGACTTCAAGCAGAAGCGGGTCGCCGAGTGCTACAGCACCTCGTCGGTCTTCCGTGGCTACAGCGTCTTCATGCGCGGCAAGGACCCCCGTGACGCGCACTTCATCACCAGCCGCATCTGCGGGATCTGCGGCGACAACCACGCCACGTGTTCCGTCTACGCGCAGAACATGGCCTACGGGGTGAAGCCCCCGCACCTCGCCGAATGGATCATCAACCTCGGCGAGTCCGCGGAGTACATGTTCGACCACAACATCTTCCAGGAGAACCTGGTCGGGGTCGACTACTGCGAGAAGATGGTCCGCGAGACCAATCCCGGGGTCCTGGAGCTGGCCGAGCGGACCCCGGCCCCGCACGCGGGCGAGCACGGCTACCGCACCATCGCCGACATCATGCGCTCGCTCAACCCCATCGAGGGCGAGTTCTACCGCGAGGCCCTCCAAGTCAGCCGCTACACGCGGGAGATGTTCTGTCTGATGGAGGGGCGCCACGTGCACCCCTCCACCCTCTACCCGGGCGGCGTGGGCACCATCGCCTCGGTCCAGCTCTTCACCGACTACATGAGCCGCCTGATGCGGTACGTGGAGTTCATGAAGAAGGTGGTGCCGCTGCACGACGACCTGTTCGACTTCTTCTACGAGGCCCTGCCCGGGTACGAGGAGGTCGGCCGCCGGCGCGTCCTGCTCGGCTGCTGGGGCGCCCTCAACGACCCCGAGTACTGCGACTTCACGTACGCCAACATGACCGACTGGGGACGGAAGATGTTCGTCACCCCGGGCGTGGTGGTGGACGGCAAACTGGTCACCAACGACCTCACCGAGATCAACCTCGGCATCCGCATCCTGCTGGGCAGCTCGTACTACGACGACTGGCAGGGGCAGGAGCAGTTCGTCACGCACGACCCGCTCGGCAACCCGGTGGATCCGCGCCACCCGTGGAACCAGCACACCATCCCGGCCCCGCAGAAGCGGAACTTCGACGACAAGTACAGCTGGGTGATGTCGCCGCGCTGGTTCGACGGCAAGGACCACCTGGCGCTCGACACCGGCGGCGGCCCCCTCGCCCGGCTGTGGTCCACGGCGCTGTCCGGGCTGGTGGACGTGGGCTACGTCAAGGCCACCGGGCACAGCGTGGTCATCAACCTGCCGAAGACGATGACCAAGCCCGAGACGACCTTCGAGTGGCGGATCCCCAAGTGGAGCAACGCCCTGGAGCGCAACCGGGCCCGTACCTACTTCCAGGCGTACGCGGCCGCCATCGCGCTGCACTGCGCCGAGAAGGGGCTGGCGGAGGTACGCGCCGGACGCACCCAGACCTGGGAGAAGTTCGAGGTGCCGGACCAGGCGGTCGGCGTCGGCTTCACCGAGGCCGTACGGGGCGTCCTGTCGCACCACATGGTCATCCGCGACGGGAAGATCGCCAACTACCACCCGTACCCGCCGACCCCGTGGAACGCCAGCACCCGCGACACCTTCGGCACCCCGGGACCGTACGAGGACGCCGTGCAGAACACGCCCATCTTCGAGGAGAACACCCCGGAGAACTTCAAGGGCATCGACATCATGCGGGCGGTCCGCAGCTTCGACCCCTGTCTGCCGTGCGGGGTGCACATGTACGTGGGCGGCGGCAAGACCGTCAAGACCATGCACGTGCCCACCGGCCTGAGCGGACTGGGCGGATGA
- a CDS encoding hydrogenase expression protein HypE, whose amino-acid sequence MDAATPAPVTDDPAADDPLIHILWINAGLSCDGDSVSLTAAMQPSIEEIVTGTLPGLPRIAVHWPLIDFECGPVGGADTFIEWFFKGERGEIDPFVLVVEGSIPNEKIKAEGYWSGFGDDPATGQPITTSEWIDRLAPKALAVVAIGTCATYGGIHAMEGNPTGAMGLPDYLGWDWKSHAGIPIVCVPGCPIQPDNFSETLTYLLYQAAGSAPMIPLDDKLRPTWLFGSTVHEGCDRAGYYEQGEFAETYDSPKCLVKIGCWGPVVKCNVPKRGWMNGIGGCPNVGGICIACTMPGFPDKFMPFMDEPPGAKVSTKASGAYGAVIRRLRAITLHTVDQEPKWRHTGEKLTTGYRPPW is encoded by the coding sequence ATGGACGCAGCAACGCCGGCCCCGGTGACGGACGACCCGGCAGCGGACGACCCGTTGATCCACATCCTCTGGATCAACGCGGGCCTGAGCTGTGACGGTGACTCCGTGTCCCTGACCGCCGCGATGCAGCCGAGCATCGAGGAGATCGTGACCGGGACGCTGCCCGGGCTGCCCCGGATCGCCGTGCACTGGCCGCTGATCGACTTCGAGTGCGGCCCCGTCGGGGGCGCGGACACGTTCATCGAGTGGTTCTTCAAGGGCGAGCGGGGCGAGATCGATCCGTTCGTGCTGGTGGTCGAGGGCTCCATCCCCAACGAGAAGATCAAGGCCGAGGGCTACTGGTCCGGGTTCGGCGACGATCCGGCGACCGGCCAGCCCATCACCACCAGCGAGTGGATCGACCGGCTGGCGCCCAAGGCGCTGGCCGTGGTGGCCATCGGAACCTGCGCCACGTACGGCGGCATCCACGCGATGGAGGGCAATCCGACGGGTGCGATGGGACTGCCCGACTACCTGGGCTGGGACTGGAAGTCCCACGCCGGGATCCCGATCGTGTGCGTGCCGGGCTGCCCGATCCAGCCGGACAACTTCTCGGAGACCCTCACCTACCTGCTCTACCAGGCGGCGGGATCGGCCCCGATGATCCCGCTGGACGACAAGCTGCGGCCCACGTGGCTGTTCGGCAGCACGGTGCACGAGGGGTGCGACCGGGCCGGCTACTACGAGCAGGGCGAGTTCGCGGAGACCTACGACTCCCCCAAATGCCTCGTGAAGATCGGCTGTTGGGGTCCGGTGGTCAAGTGCAACGTGCCCAAGCGCGGCTGGATGAACGGCATCGGCGGCTGCCCGAACGTGGGCGGCATCTGCATCGCCTGCACGATGCCGGGCTTCCCGGACAAGTTCATGCCGTTCATGGACGAACCGCCGGGCGCCAAGGTCTCCACCAAGGCCAGCGGCGCGTACGGCGCCGTGATCCGCAGGCTCCGGGCGATCACCCTGCACACCGTCGACCAGGAGCCCAAGTGGCGCCACACCGGCGAGAAGCTGACGACGGGCTACCGCCCGCCCTGGTGA
- a CDS encoding enoyl-CoA hydratase-related protein, whose amino-acid sequence MHVLLVASAFNSLTQRVHAELRDHGHSVAVELALPAADLAASVGRHRPDLIVAPMLTSAVPEEVWSAHTCLIVHPGPVGDRGPSSLDRALLDGVPRWGVTVLQANAEMDAGDVWATVECPGPDPDESKSAWYRGEVADAALEAVLLAVDRFASGTYVPEPQTGGLARPLLRQEHRRIDWPRDGTERVLRTLRAADSRPGVRDELLGGVWYLHGGHPEDRLRGRPGELLATRAGAVCRATADGAVWIPELRAHRAPGQPSAPKLPATLALGDLLPGLPELPAPAEAGPGPGPRTWSDIGYHEEGGAGFLSFSFPGGAMSTAHCRRLLDAYRTACARPTSVLVLGGGRDFFSNGIHLGVIEAAADPAEESWANINAMDDLVEAVLTTTDRLVISALGGNAAAGGAVLALAADEVWCRSGVVLGPHYRLMGLYGSEFWTYTLPRRTGRAAAERLAAAALPLSTAAARRLGLVDRTLDCPPGEFPARAAALAARLSGHAATTSRIATKKARRELDEARRPLASYRAAELERMRQTFFDPQAPYHALRRAFVGKVRPDATPPHLARAVPALHGTPRPARPVAVTGPGVFDEAPDPGRC is encoded by the coding sequence GTGCACGTCCTCCTCGTCGCGAGCGCCTTCAACAGTCTCACCCAGCGGGTCCACGCCGAACTGCGCGACCACGGCCACAGCGTCGCCGTGGAGCTGGCGCTCCCCGCGGCCGACCTGGCGGCGTCCGTCGGCCGCCACCGCCCCGACCTGATCGTCGCGCCGATGCTGACCTCGGCCGTGCCGGAAGAGGTCTGGTCCGCCCACACCTGCCTGATCGTGCATCCCGGTCCGGTCGGGGACCGGGGGCCCTCCTCGCTCGACCGGGCCCTGCTGGACGGGGTACCGCGGTGGGGCGTCACCGTCCTGCAGGCCAATGCGGAGATGGACGCCGGCGACGTGTGGGCCACGGTGGAGTGTCCCGGTCCGGACCCGGACGAGTCCAAGAGCGCCTGGTACCGGGGCGAGGTCGCCGACGCCGCCCTGGAGGCCGTCCTGCTCGCCGTGGACCGCTTCGCCTCCGGGACGTACGTCCCCGAACCGCAGACCGGAGGCCTGGCCCGCCCGCTGCTGCGCCAGGAGCACCGCCGGATCGACTGGCCGCGGGACGGTACCGAGCGGGTGCTGCGCACCCTGCGCGCCGCGGACTCCCGGCCCGGCGTACGGGACGAGTTGCTCGGCGGCGTCTGGTACCTGCACGGCGGCCACCCGGAGGACCGGCTGCGCGGCCGCCCCGGCGAACTGCTGGCGACCCGGGCGGGGGCGGTCTGCCGGGCCACCGCCGACGGAGCCGTGTGGATCCCGGAGCTGCGGGCCCACCGCGCCCCGGGACAGCCGTCCGCCCCCAAGCTCCCCGCCACCCTGGCGCTCGGGGACCTGCTGCCCGGGCTGCCCGAGCTGCCCGCCCCGGCGGAAGCAGGCCCGGGCCCGGGGCCCCGTACCTGGTCCGACATCGGTTACCACGAGGAGGGCGGGGCCGGGTTCCTGTCGTTCTCCTTCCCGGGCGGTGCGATGAGCACCGCCCACTGCCGGCGCCTGCTCGACGCCTACCGCACGGCCTGCGCCCGGCCGACCTCGGTGCTCGTGCTCGGCGGCGGACGGGACTTCTTCTCCAACGGGATCCACCTGGGCGTCATCGAGGCCGCCGCCGATCCCGCCGAGGAGTCCTGGGCCAACATCAACGCCATGGACGACCTGGTGGAGGCCGTCCTGACCACCACCGACCGGCTCGTGATCTCCGCGCTGGGCGGCAACGCGGCCGCCGGCGGAGCGGTGCTCGCCCTCGCCGCCGACGAGGTGTGGTGCCGTTCCGGTGTGGTCCTGGGCCCGCACTACCGGCTGATGGGCCTGTACGGATCGGAGTTCTGGACGTACACCCTGCCGCGCCGGACCGGCCGGGCCGCCGCGGAGCGCCTCGCCGCGGCAGCCCTGCCGCTCAGCACCGCGGCGGCCCGGCGGCTGGGCCTGGTCGACCGGACGCTCGACTGCCCGCCCGGGGAGTTCCCGGCCCGGGCCGCGGCGCTCGCCGCGCGGCTCTCCGGACACGCCGCCACCACCTCGAGGATCGCCACCAAGAAGGCGCGCCGCGAGCTGGACGAGGCCCGGCGCCCGCTGGCCTCCTACCGGGCGGCCGAGCTGGAGCGGATGCGGCAGACCTTCTTCGACCCGCAGGCCCCGTACCACGCGCTGCGCCGGGCCTTCGTGGGCAAGGTGCGCCCGGACGCGACGCCGCCGCACCTCGCGCGCGCCGTACCGGCCCTGCACGGCACGCCGCGGCCCGCGCGACCGGTCGCCGTCACCGGACCGGGTGTATTCGACGAGGCACCCGACCCCGGTCGGTGCTAG